One Georgenia wutianyii DNA segment encodes these proteins:
- the proC gene encoding pyrroline-5-carboxylate reductase codes for MTIGFVGAGTMAGAIVRGITGAGVVPGGDVLLYDVATDAARRLADDVGATVARSAEEVVRGSDVVVLAVKPQVLPAVLTDLAGAVTERRPVLVSIAAGITLAALEEHLGGADVPVVRVMPNVNAMIGAGMAAVSGNAAASAADVARVVEMFDAVGGTVEIAEKDFATYTAIAGSSPAFVFTFVDALARGAVRGGMPKALATRIAAQAVLGSARMVLERAEAGVSPADLVDMVCSPGGTTIAGIVEMEEAGFSPAVVRGVQAVIDRDRELGG; via the coding sequence ATGACCATCGGATTCGTCGGCGCGGGCACCATGGCGGGCGCCATCGTCCGCGGCATCACGGGCGCGGGAGTCGTCCCGGGCGGGGACGTGCTGCTCTACGACGTCGCCACGGACGCGGCCCGGCGACTGGCCGACGACGTCGGGGCCACCGTGGCGCGCTCGGCGGAGGAGGTCGTGCGCGGCAGCGACGTCGTCGTCCTCGCCGTCAAGCCGCAGGTGCTCCCGGCCGTGCTCACCGACCTCGCCGGCGCCGTCACCGAGCGCCGTCCGGTACTCGTGTCCATCGCGGCGGGGATCACCCTCGCTGCTCTCGAGGAGCACCTGGGCGGCGCGGACGTGCCGGTCGTGCGGGTCATGCCGAACGTCAACGCGATGATCGGCGCGGGCATGGCCGCGGTGTCCGGGAACGCCGCCGCGAGCGCCGCGGACGTCGCGCGCGTGGTCGAGATGTTCGACGCCGTCGGGGGCACCGTCGAGATCGCCGAGAAGGACTTCGCGACCTACACCGCCATCGCCGGGTCCTCCCCCGCGTTCGTCTTCACCTTCGTCGACGCCCTCGCCCGCGGCGCCGTCCGCGGCGGGATGCCCAAGGCGCTGGCCACCCGCATCGCCGCCCAGGCCGTCCTCGGCAGCGCCCGGATGGTCCTCGAGCGCGCCGAGGCCGGGGTGAGCCCGGCCGACCTCGTCGACATGGTGTGCTCGCCCGGCGGCACGACGATCGCCGGCATCGTGGAGATGGAGGAGGCGGGATTCTCCCCCGCCGTCGTGCGCGGGGTCCAGGCCGTCATCGACCGGGACCGCGAGCTGGGCGGCTGA
- a CDS encoding SDR family oxidoreductase, with translation MNTRTTPAPARRALVTGASSGIGAATVRRLRADGWDVVATARRADRLADLARETGCAVVPADLTEEDDVAALVAEVRAGGPLHSLVNNAGGALGADTVEHGRVEDWRRMYEINVLATLRLTQLLLPDLRASGAGDVLVVSSTAALDTYPGGGGYVAAKHAERAIATTLRLELVGQPVRVLEIAPGMVRTEEFALNRLGDEEAAAKVYEGVAEPLLAEDVADAIAWALSRPHHVNVDLMVLRPRAQASNTVVARNR, from the coding sequence ATGAACACCCGGACCACCCCCGCCCCTGCCCGCCGCGCGCTCGTCACCGGTGCCTCCAGCGGGATCGGCGCCGCGACCGTGCGCCGGCTGCGTGCCGACGGCTGGGACGTCGTCGCCACCGCCCGGCGCGCCGACCGCCTGGCCGACCTCGCGCGCGAGACCGGCTGCGCCGTCGTTCCCGCCGACCTCACCGAGGAGGACGACGTCGCCGCGCTCGTCGCCGAGGTCCGCGCGGGCGGGCCGCTCCACAGCCTGGTCAACAACGCGGGCGGAGCGCTCGGCGCGGACACGGTCGAGCACGGTCGCGTGGAGGACTGGCGGCGGATGTACGAGATCAACGTCCTGGCGACGCTTCGCCTCACCCAGTTGCTGCTGCCCGACCTGCGCGCCTCGGGCGCCGGCGACGTGCTCGTCGTGTCCTCGACCGCCGCGCTGGACACCTACCCGGGCGGCGGCGGGTACGTCGCCGCCAAGCACGCCGAGCGGGCCATCGCCACCACTCTGCGCCTGGAGCTCGTCGGCCAGCCGGTGCGCGTCCTGGAGATCGCGCCGGGCATGGTGCGCACCGAGGAGTTCGCGCTCAACCGGCTGGGTGACGAGGAGGCGGCCGCGAAGGTCTACGAGGGGGTCGCCGAGCCGCTGCTCGCCGAGGACGTCGCCGACGCGATCGCGTGGGCGCTGAGCCGCCCGCACCACGTCAACGTCGACCTCATGGTCCTGCGGCCCAGGGCGCAGGCGTCGAACACCGTGGTGGCGCGCAACCGGTGA
- a CDS encoding DUF2332 domain-containing protein encodes MDPSIHRGERPVADGYRLFARREAHGISPVYEAWANAVAEDDAVLALLDTLPGPKRQPNLVFAAARHHGADGTYDSFRSTVLEQWEQVRRTITSRATQTNEAARCAVLLPFLARLPQPLALIEVGASAGLCLLPDRYSYRYSDGARLDPAGGPSDVVITSRLGPGITAPSALPHIAWRAGIDLAPVDVTDQDACAWLETLIWPGQPDRLERLRGALAIARREPPRVVRGNLIEALPDLAREAPADATLVVFHSAVLAYLSPEDRSHFAGVVDDLPGHWISNEGRGVLPGLPSPGVRTDDGRFVLAVDGRPRALTDPHGRSVSGLAE; translated from the coding sequence ATGGACCCGAGCATCCACCGTGGTGAACGTCCCGTCGCCGACGGCTATCGTCTCTTCGCCCGTCGCGAGGCACACGGCATCTCCCCCGTCTACGAGGCCTGGGCGAACGCCGTCGCCGAGGACGACGCGGTCCTCGCCCTCCTCGACACGCTCCCGGGTCCGAAGCGACAGCCGAACCTCGTCTTCGCCGCTGCCCGCCACCACGGCGCTGACGGCACCTACGACTCCTTCCGCAGCACGGTGCTCGAGCAGTGGGAGCAGGTGCGCCGCACCATCACGTCCCGCGCCACGCAGACCAACGAGGCCGCCCGGTGCGCCGTCCTGCTGCCGTTCCTGGCCCGGCTGCCGCAGCCCCTCGCCCTCATCGAGGTGGGAGCGTCCGCCGGCCTGTGCCTGTTGCCGGACCGCTACTCCTACCGGTACTCCGACGGCGCGCGTTTGGACCCGGCGGGCGGCCCGTCCGACGTGGTCATCACCAGTCGGCTCGGTCCCGGCATCACGGCCCCGTCCGCACTGCCGCACATCGCCTGGCGGGCCGGAATCGACCTCGCGCCGGTCGACGTCACGGACCAGGATGCCTGCGCCTGGCTGGAGACGTTGATCTGGCCCGGACAGCCAGATCGCCTCGAGCGTCTGCGAGGTGCCCTGGCCATCGCCCGGCGGGAGCCGCCACGAGTCGTCCGGGGCAACCTCATCGAGGCCCTTCCCGACCTGGCCCGTGAGGCGCCGGCCGACGCCACGCTGGTCGTCTTCCACAGCGCCGTGCTGGCCTACCTGTCGCCCGAGGACCGCTCCCACTTCGCCGGGGTGGTCGACGACCTCCCCGGGCACTGGATCAGCAACGAGGGCCGGGGTGTCCTTCCGGGGCTCCCGTCCCCGGGCGTCCGAACCGACGACGGCCGGTTCGTCCTGGCCGTCGACGGGCGTCCGCGCGCGCTCACCGATCCACACGGACGATCGGTGTCCGGTCTCGCTGAGTGA
- a CDS encoding ATP-dependent nuclease gives MGFQPQGWGHTPKDFQGLPLDAASRPHIRQASEKVGSAAEHYFALREKPEVLLRVAAFLRKALNRDIELRETSGYLDPYIRMGSVSYSLLRDEGHGLRELVSLLAATYSDDWRLLVVDEPELHLHPAMLRLWLGELNKVCEVTGNSAVVITHEPAAITPKTVDDLRSLWLFQPGGRPSRLSDFIDKEQERGVEGSLLQNPGLVSQLVFAPRPVLVEGILDVAALSVAMGRTQPAEVVAQTELIDCGGSGGVALWFNIASRAGLNFKAIADLDACLDSQVQAVMDRRSDVTQRYRVDLAIEPAKTHVLLRPLIEEMRKEGVSSNPKSRAVWLSSSVPVGTGHESRRAKLLEIWRDAGLWLHSQGTLESVLGTETKSREAVQSAASKPGPIDEVASWAAFVLDPKGDVFELLGAAVERIAQAIQVAQRLNPDAEFSAPVGSSVDTDGQLVHVTPTENGRHRITVKVPQAFAGYYVEFDRTTPPVDMTLLPPVRADE, from the coding sequence ATGGGCTTCCAGCCACAGGGCTGGGGACATACACCAAAAGACTTTCAGGGGCTGCCCCTAGATGCAGCTAGTAGGCCTCATATTCGACAAGCGTCTGAGAAAGTCGGTAGCGCTGCCGAGCATTACTTCGCACTTCGCGAGAAGCCGGAGGTCCTTCTCCGAGTTGCCGCCTTCCTTAGAAAGGCGCTCAATCGCGATATAGAGCTCCGTGAGACATCCGGGTACCTCGACCCTTACATAAGAATGGGTTCTGTGTCATACTCGCTCCTCCGCGACGAGGGTCACGGTTTGCGCGAGTTGGTTTCACTACTTGCTGCGACGTATAGCGACGACTGGCGACTCCTTGTCGTAGATGAACCGGAACTGCACCTGCACCCCGCAATGTTGAGGCTGTGGCTAGGCGAACTGAACAAGGTGTGCGAGGTGACAGGGAATAGCGCCGTCGTCATCACCCACGAGCCCGCCGCCATTACGCCAAAGACGGTAGATGACCTACGATCCTTGTGGCTATTTCAGCCGGGAGGGCGTCCATCAAGATTGTCTGATTTTATCGATAAGGAACAAGAGAGGGGGGTGGAGGGAAGCCTCCTTCAGAACCCGGGCCTGGTGTCGCAACTCGTCTTCGCCCCCCGGCCCGTCTTAGTTGAAGGAATCCTGGATGTGGCCGCGCTATCTGTCGCGATGGGACGCACTCAACCCGCTGAGGTAGTTGCCCAGACTGAGCTGATCGACTGCGGCGGCAGTGGAGGGGTTGCTTTGTGGTTCAACATCGCAAGCAGGGCGGGGCTGAACTTCAAGGCGATCGCCGATCTCGATGCATGCCTTGACTCGCAAGTGCAAGCAGTGATGGACCGGCGCTCAGACGTGACGCAGCGCTATCGGGTTGACCTAGCAATCGAGCCTGCAAAGACGCACGTGCTCTTACGACCGCTCATCGAAGAGATGCGCAAGGAGGGTGTTTCTAGTAATCCGAAAAGTAGAGCCGTTTGGCTCAGCTCGAGCGTTCCAGTGGGGACAGGACATGAGTCTCGTCGCGCCAAATTGCTTGAGATTTGGAGAGATGCAGGGCTGTGGCTTCATTCACAGGGAACGCTCGAGAGCGTGCTTGGGACAGAGACGAAGTCGCGTGAAGCCGTACAGTCAGCTGCATCCAAACCAGGCCCGATCGACGAAGTGGCATCATGGGCGGCTTTCGTGCTTGACCCGAAAGGGGACGTGTTCGAGTTGCTCGGTGCGGCAGTAGAACGCATCGCGCAGGCCATTCAAGTGGCGCAGCGTTTAAATCCGGATGCGGAGTTTAGCGCGCCGGTGGGGAGTTCGGTGGACACGGACGGGCAGTTGGTCCACGTCACTCCCACTGAGAATGGGCGTCATCGCATCACGGTCAAAGTTCCGCAGGCCTTCGCAGGCTACTATGTTGAGTTCGATCGCACTACGCCTCCCGTGGACATGACCCTGCTGCCACCAGTGCGAGCCGACGAATGA
- the ileS gene encoding isoleucine--tRNA ligase: protein MAVEHPTPAPRYPRHQAGGEVPASPSFPALERDVLAYWDADGTFQASVDHRPAGENGSNEFVFYDGPPFANGLPHYGHLLTGYVKDVVGRFQTQLGRRVERRFGWDTHGLPAELEAERELGITDKSQIETMGIEAFNKACQDSVLRYTGEWREYVTRQARWVDFDHDYKTLDPSYMESVIWAFKQLYDKGLAYEGYRVLPYCWNDQTPLSNHELRMDDDVYQQRQDPSVTVGVRLETGELALIWTTTPWTLPSNLSLAVGPDVEYVTVVPAEGPLAGERVVLAAARLAAYARELGEEPQEVARTTGRELAGRRYAPIFDYFVGREGLGENVWTVLAADYVSTEDGTGIVHQAPAFGEEDMAVSAAAGIGTVVPVDDGGRFTPEVADYAGTQVFEANRAIIADLKHGTGPLARRAEAERAVLVRQETYDHSYPHCWRCRQPLIYKAVTSWFVRVTDFRDRMVELNEQISWVPDHIKHGQFGNWLAGARDWSISRNRYWGTPIPVWVSDDPAYPRIDVYGSFAELEADFGRLPLDRDGRPNLHRPFIDELTRPNPDDPTGRSTMRRIPDVLDVWFDSGSMPYAQVHYPFENADWFEHHNPGDFIVEYIGQTRGWFYTLHVLATALFDRPAFTTSVSHGIVLGSDGRKMSKSLRNYPDVNEVFDRDGSDAMRWFLMASPILRGGNLVVTEEGIRENVRQVLLPVWNTWYFLSLYAGAANDGAGMVGREVRPEEAAGLPVMDRYLLARTRTLAADVRRLLEAYDVPGASQAVREHLDVLTNWYVRTSRDRFWQEDADAVNTLHTALEVLMRVMAPLAPLISEEVWRGLTGGRSVHLTDWPVLDDAFADDELVATMDRVRDVVSTTLGLRKAGSLRVRQPLRRLQVVTDEPGLLEPFTALVAQEVNVKEVELRSLADGAAEEYGVYTRLTVNARVAGPRLGKDVQRVIKAARSGAWEQTEDGVVVDGIALEEQEYTLTTEVEDRPGDERAAGVLDSGGFVVLDTGLDDELLAEGFARDLVRRVQDERKAAGLHVADRIALAVDVPGRYARWIENHAELVTAETLAVSLAVDVSPTDEVGVRLEVVEA, encoded by the coding sequence ATGGCTGTTGAGCACCCCACGCCCGCCCCCCGCTACCCGCGTCACCAGGCCGGCGGCGAGGTGCCCGCCTCGCCGAGCTTCCCCGCCCTCGAGCGGGACGTGCTCGCCTACTGGGACGCCGACGGCACCTTCCAGGCCTCGGTCGACCACCGCCCGGCGGGGGAGAACGGCAGCAACGAGTTCGTCTTCTACGACGGCCCGCCGTTCGCCAACGGCCTGCCCCACTACGGGCACCTGCTCACCGGGTACGTCAAGGACGTCGTCGGACGGTTCCAGACCCAGCTCGGGCGGCGCGTCGAGCGCCGCTTCGGGTGGGACACCCACGGCCTGCCCGCCGAGCTGGAGGCCGAGCGCGAGCTCGGCATCACCGACAAGTCCCAGATCGAGACGATGGGCATCGAGGCCTTCAACAAGGCCTGCCAGGACTCGGTGCTGCGGTACACCGGCGAGTGGCGCGAGTACGTCACCCGCCAGGCCCGGTGGGTCGACTTCGACCACGACTACAAGACGCTCGACCCCTCCTACATGGAGTCGGTGATCTGGGCCTTCAAGCAGCTCTACGACAAGGGCCTGGCCTACGAGGGCTACCGGGTGCTGCCGTACTGCTGGAACGACCAGACCCCGCTGTCCAACCACGAGCTGCGCATGGACGACGACGTCTACCAGCAGCGCCAGGACCCGTCGGTGACGGTCGGGGTGCGCCTGGAGACGGGCGAGCTCGCCCTCATCTGGACGACGACGCCGTGGACCCTGCCCTCCAACCTCTCCCTCGCCGTCGGGCCGGACGTCGAGTACGTCACCGTCGTGCCCGCCGAGGGCCCGCTCGCCGGGGAGCGGGTGGTCCTCGCCGCCGCGCGCCTGGCCGCCTACGCCCGCGAGCTGGGGGAGGAGCCGCAGGAGGTCGCGCGCACGACCGGCCGTGAGCTCGCCGGGCGCCGCTACGCGCCGATCTTCGACTACTTCGTCGGCCGCGAGGGCCTGGGGGAGAACGTCTGGACGGTGCTCGCCGCCGACTACGTCTCCACCGAGGACGGCACCGGCATCGTCCACCAGGCACCGGCCTTCGGTGAGGAGGACATGGCCGTCTCGGCCGCCGCCGGGATCGGCACCGTCGTCCCCGTCGACGACGGCGGCCGCTTCACCCCCGAGGTCGCCGACTACGCCGGCACCCAGGTCTTCGAGGCGAACCGCGCGATCATCGCCGACCTCAAGCACGGCACCGGCCCGCTGGCCCGCCGTGCGGAGGCCGAGCGCGCCGTCCTCGTGCGCCAGGAGACCTACGACCACTCCTACCCGCACTGCTGGCGCTGCCGTCAGCCGCTCATCTACAAGGCGGTGACGAGCTGGTTCGTGCGCGTCACCGACTTCCGTGACCGGATGGTCGAGCTCAACGAGCAGATCAGCTGGGTGCCCGACCACATCAAGCACGGCCAGTTCGGCAACTGGCTCGCCGGGGCGCGCGACTGGTCGATCTCCCGCAACCGCTACTGGGGTACCCCGATCCCGGTGTGGGTCTCGGACGACCCGGCCTACCCGCGCATCGACGTCTACGGCTCCTTCGCCGAGCTCGAGGCCGACTTCGGGCGTCTGCCGCTGGACCGTGACGGCCGGCCGAACCTCCACCGCCCGTTCATCGACGAGCTCACCCGGCCGAACCCGGACGACCCGACCGGCCGGTCGACGATGCGCCGCATCCCCGACGTGCTGGACGTGTGGTTCGACTCCGGGTCGATGCCCTACGCCCAGGTGCACTACCCGTTCGAGAACGCCGACTGGTTCGAGCACCACAACCCGGGCGACTTCATCGTCGAGTACATCGGGCAGACCCGCGGGTGGTTCTACACCCTCCACGTCCTGGCGACCGCGCTGTTCGACCGCCCGGCGTTCACGACGTCGGTCTCCCACGGCATCGTCCTGGGGTCCGACGGCCGGAAGATGAGCAAGTCGCTGCGCAACTACCCCGACGTCAACGAGGTCTTCGACCGCGACGGCTCGGACGCGATGCGCTGGTTCCTCATGGCCTCCCCGATCCTGCGCGGTGGCAACCTCGTCGTCACCGAGGAGGGCATCCGGGAGAACGTGCGCCAGGTGCTCCTGCCCGTGTGGAACACGTGGTACTTCCTGTCCCTGTACGCGGGCGCCGCGAACGACGGGGCCGGCATGGTCGGCCGCGAGGTGCGCCCCGAGGAGGCCGCCGGCCTGCCGGTGATGGACCGCTACCTCCTCGCCCGCACCCGCACGCTGGCCGCCGACGTGCGCCGCCTGCTCGAGGCCTACGACGTTCCCGGCGCGAGCCAGGCCGTGCGCGAGCACCTCGACGTCCTCACCAACTGGTACGTGCGTACCTCGCGGGACCGCTTCTGGCAGGAGGACGCCGACGCCGTCAACACCCTGCACACGGCGCTCGAGGTCCTCATGCGCGTCATGGCCCCGCTCGCCCCGCTCATCAGCGAGGAGGTGTGGCGCGGGCTCACCGGTGGGCGCAGCGTCCACCTCACCGACTGGCCGGTGCTCGACGACGCCTTCGCCGACGACGAGCTCGTCGCCACCATGGACCGCGTGCGGGACGTCGTGTCCACCACGCTCGGCCTGCGCAAGGCCGGCTCCCTGCGGGTGCGCCAGCCGCTGCGCCGCCTCCAGGTCGTCACCGACGAGCCCGGGCTGCTCGAGCCCTTCACCGCGCTCGTCGCGCAGGAGGTCAACGTCAAGGAGGTCGAGCTGCGCTCGCTCGCCGACGGCGCCGCGGAGGAGTACGGCGTGTACACCCGCCTCACCGTCAACGCCCGGGTCGCCGGGCCGCGGCTCGGCAAGGACGTCCAGCGGGTCATCAAGGCCGCCCGCTCGGGCGCCTGGGAGCAGACCGAGGACGGCGTCGTCGTCGACGGCATCGCCCTGGAGGAGCAGGAGTACACCCTGACGACCGAGGTCGAGGACCGGCCCGGGGACGAGCGCGCCGCCGGCGTGCTCGACAGCGGCGGCTTCGTCGTCCTCGACACCGGCCTGGACGACGAGCTGCTCGCCGAGGGCTTCGCCCGCGACCTCGTGCGCCGCGTCCAGGACGAGCGCAAGGCCGCCGGCCTGCACGTCGCCGACCGCATCGCGCTCGCGGTGGACGTGCCCGGCCGCTACGCGCGGTGGATCGAGAACCACGCCGAGCTCGTCACCGCGGAGACCCTCGCGGTCTCCCTCGCCGTGGACGTGAGCCCGACCGACGAGGTCGGCGTCCGACTGGAGGTCGTGGAGGCGTGA
- a CDS encoding bifunctional folylpolyglutamate synthase/dihydrofolate synthase translates to MSRDMNMDEDEDRTAEEEAAQAEHDLAAQELTSSGLFAGPDPTVVDDVLASPDVTAEVDPVERAQAQSEVHRIYTEILARAPEHDVQPSLERVRQVLELLGEPQRAYPVIHIAGTNGKTTTARITERLLRERGLRTGRFTSPHLSDVRERIAIDGEPISPEAFVALWEEVAPYVELVDERSRAEGGPRLSFFEVFVVMAYAAFADAPVDVAVVETGMGGRWDATNVADGTVEILTSISRDHERWLGHTLTEIAAEKVGILTPGSTVVCAEQEEDVAALVRDAAHALDARLLVDGADLAVVDRQLGVGGQMLVLRTPAATYTDVFLPLHGEHQAHNALLAVAAVEAFFGGGALSAEVIEQGLAGSDSPGRLELVRTSPTVLLDAAHNPAGVEALRRALEEAFSLSRLVGVVGIMGDKDAESILSGLEPLLNEVVITRPSSSRAYDLEDLADLARDVFDEDRVHVAERLDEAIDLAAARAEYGGEQDGAILVTGSIVLVGEARLLLRGH, encoded by the coding sequence GTGAGCAGGGACATGAACATGGACGAGGACGAGGACCGCACGGCCGAGGAGGAGGCCGCGCAGGCCGAGCACGACCTCGCCGCGCAGGAGCTCACGTCGTCCGGCCTGTTCGCCGGGCCGGACCCGACGGTCGTGGACGACGTCCTGGCCTCCCCGGACGTCACCGCCGAGGTCGACCCCGTCGAGCGCGCCCAGGCGCAGTCCGAGGTGCACCGGATCTACACCGAGATCCTCGCCCGCGCCCCGGAGCACGACGTCCAGCCGAGCCTCGAGCGGGTCCGCCAGGTGCTCGAGCTGCTCGGTGAGCCGCAGCGGGCCTACCCGGTCATCCACATCGCCGGGACGAACGGCAAGACGACCACCGCCCGCATCACCGAGCGCCTGCTGCGCGAGCGCGGCCTGCGCACCGGGCGCTTCACCTCCCCGCACCTCAGCGACGTGCGCGAGCGCATCGCGATCGACGGCGAGCCGATCTCCCCGGAGGCGTTCGTCGCGCTCTGGGAGGAGGTCGCGCCCTACGTCGAGCTCGTCGACGAGCGCTCGCGCGCCGAGGGAGGGCCGCGCCTGAGCTTCTTCGAGGTCTTCGTCGTCATGGCCTACGCGGCGTTCGCCGACGCGCCGGTCGACGTCGCCGTCGTCGAGACGGGGATGGGCGGGCGCTGGGACGCGACGAACGTCGCTGACGGCACCGTGGAGATCCTCACCTCCATCTCCCGCGACCACGAGCGCTGGCTCGGGCACACGCTCACCGAGATCGCCGCCGAGAAGGTCGGCATCCTCACCCCCGGCTCCACCGTCGTGTGCGCCGAGCAGGAGGAGGACGTCGCGGCGCTCGTGCGCGACGCCGCCCACGCCCTCGATGCGCGGCTGCTCGTCGACGGCGCGGACCTCGCGGTCGTCGACCGGCAGCTCGGCGTCGGCGGGCAGATGCTCGTCCTGCGCACCCCCGCAGCGACGTACACCGACGTCTTCCTGCCGCTCCACGGGGAGCACCAGGCGCACAACGCGCTCCTCGCCGTGGCCGCCGTCGAGGCGTTCTTCGGCGGCGGGGCGCTGAGCGCGGAGGTCATCGAGCAGGGGCTCGCCGGCTCGGACTCCCCGGGCCGCCTCGAGCTCGTCCGCACGAGCCCGACGGTCCTGCTCGACGCCGCGCACAACCCCGCCGGGGTCGAGGCGCTGCGCCGCGCGCTGGAGGAGGCGTTCTCGCTCAGCCGGCTCGTCGGCGTCGTCGGCATCATGGGCGACAAGGACGCCGAGTCGATCCTCTCCGGGCTCGAGCCGCTGCTCAACGAGGTCGTCATCACCCGGCCGTCCTCGAGCCGTGCGTATGACCTCGAGGACCTCGCGGACCTCGCGCGCGACGTCTTCGACGAGGACCGCGTCCACGTCGCCGAGCGGCTCGACGAGGCGATCGACCTCGCGGCCGCCCGCGCGGAGTACGGCGGGGAGCAGGACGGGGCCATCCTCGTCACCGGCTCGATCGTCCTCGTCGGTGAGGCCCGCCTCCTCCTCCGCGGCCACTGA
- the dhaK gene encoding dihydroxyacetone kinase subunit DhaK encodes MKKLINDPGDVVTQSVAGLVAAHPDILTASQDPLFVSRAGGAVPGKVGLVSGGGSGHEPLHAGFVGVGMLDAAVPGAVFTSPSPEPILAAMQAADSGAGVVQIVKNYTGDVLNFEVAAELGEAEGLTVRSVLVADDVAVEDSTWTAGRRGVAGTLVVEKIAGAAAERGDDLDAVVAVAERTAAAVRTMGIALTAPTVPAAGRPSFDLEDDEVEVGIGIHGEPGRRRVKAVSADETAELLLEPVLSDLGGVDGKDVLLLVNGMGATPSLELYILYGAARRILEARGATVVRSLVGSYVTSLDMAGASISVMPLDEELVSLWDAPALTVALRQGM; translated from the coding sequence GTGAAGAAGCTCATCAACGACCCGGGTGACGTCGTCACCCAGTCCGTCGCCGGCCTCGTGGCCGCGCACCCCGACATCCTCACCGCCAGCCAGGACCCGCTCTTCGTCTCGCGCGCCGGCGGCGCCGTCCCCGGCAAGGTCGGCCTCGTGTCCGGCGGGGGGAGTGGCCACGAGCCGCTCCACGCCGGCTTCGTCGGCGTCGGCATGCTCGACGCCGCCGTCCCCGGCGCCGTCTTCACCTCGCCCAGCCCCGAGCCGATCCTCGCCGCCATGCAGGCCGCCGACAGTGGGGCGGGCGTGGTCCAGATCGTCAAGAACTACACCGGGGACGTCCTCAACTTCGAGGTCGCGGCCGAGCTCGGTGAGGCCGAGGGGCTCACGGTGCGCAGCGTCCTCGTCGCCGACGACGTCGCCGTCGAGGACTCGACGTGGACGGCGGGCCGTCGCGGCGTCGCCGGCACGCTCGTCGTGGAGAAGATCGCCGGGGCGGCCGCCGAGCGCGGTGACGACCTCGACGCCGTCGTCGCCGTCGCCGAGCGCACCGCCGCGGCCGTGCGCACCATGGGCATCGCCCTCACCGCCCCCACCGTCCCCGCCGCCGGCCGGCCCTCCTTCGACCTCGAGGACGACGAGGTCGAGGTCGGCATCGGCATCCACGGCGAGCCGGGCCGCCGCCGCGTCAAGGCCGTGTCCGCCGACGAGACCGCCGAGCTCCTCCTCGAGCCGGTCCTCTCCGACCTCGGCGGGGTCGACGGCAAGGACGTCCTCCTCCTCGTCAACGGCATGGGCGCCACCCCGTCGCTCGAGCTGTACATCCTCTACGGCGCCGCCCGGCGGATCCTCGAGGCCCGCGGCGCGACGGTCGTGCGCTCGCTCGTCGGCAGCTACGTCACCTCCCTGGACATGGCGGGCGCGAGCATCAGCGTCATGCCGCTGGACGAGGAGCTCGTCTCGCTGTGGGACGCTCCGGCGCTTACGGTGGCACTGCGTCAGGGAATGTGA
- the dhaL gene encoding dihydroxyacetone kinase subunit DhaL yields MDDTLDTAWAVRWAELAQSSVAENRIALMELDREIGDGDHGDNLDRGFTAVTAKLADATPDSPAAVFKLIATTLMSTVGGAAGPLYGTAFLRAATAAGQGPLDAGGVAAMLTAAVEGVQARGKATTGDKTMVDALAPAAAAARSVAEVGGSARAALKAAAEAAEEGARATEPLVARKGRASYLGDRSAGHRDPGAQSSALVLRAAADAAAGDQESS; encoded by the coding sequence ATGGACGACACACTCGACACCGCCTGGGCGGTGCGCTGGGCCGAACTCGCGCAGAGCTCGGTCGCCGAGAACCGCATCGCGCTCATGGAGCTCGACCGGGAGATCGGCGACGGCGACCACGGCGACAACCTCGACCGCGGGTTCACCGCGGTGACCGCCAAGCTCGCCGACGCGACGCCGGACAGCCCAGCCGCGGTGTTCAAGCTCATCGCCACGACGCTCATGTCGACGGTGGGCGGGGCCGCCGGGCCGCTCTACGGCACCGCCTTCCTCCGCGCGGCGACGGCGGCGGGGCAGGGCCCGCTCGACGCCGGCGGGGTCGCCGCCATGCTCACGGCGGCCGTCGAGGGCGTCCAGGCCCGCGGCAAGGCGACCACCGGGGACAAGACCATGGTCGACGCGCTCGCCCCGGCCGCCGCGGCCGCGCGCTCGGTGGCCGAGGTCGGGGGCTCGGCGCGCGCCGCCCTCAAGGCCGCCGCCGAGGCCGCGGAGGAGGGGGCCCGGGCCACCGAGCCGCTCGTCGCCCGCAAGGGGCGGGCCAGCTACCTCGGTGACCGGTCCGCCGGTCACCGCGACCCGGGCGCGCAGTCGAGCGCGCTCGTCCTGCGGGCCGCCGCAGACGCCGCGGCGGGGGACCAGGAGTCGTCATGA